From Dendropsophus ebraccatus isolate aDenEbr1 chromosome 10, aDenEbr1.pat, whole genome shotgun sequence:
gaaggtctggctagctcgcTGAcaatgagacatgtgatggtgtctctgcagtgttttttgcatatttgatttcccagggggcaatgtcctagagaCACTAAtgtcaagacatgtgatggtatcttggttgatctccctgaggtcaaccagcgtccttttgcttgCACTTACTCCcacattgctcccactagccagaatcctactccacactgatgaggggcaaataccccaaacagctgtctgtggatggataccttttcCTTGACTGGACATTCCTtgtcttggttgttccttcccggaggaaactctgactagctcactgacgtggagacacatgatggtgtctctgcagtgtttttttgcataagttattggggcaggacgccgctccagtcactgattggctgagaggccagtccatcagctgggaaaggccttgtctccccccccccgagtcgtgatgtcatcaccactcaggggaaaatgcttttcagcgggggtcccgaggccgatcccgccactcaccacaggcacgaggagaggtaagttagtacttttaATCAATTTCTAATCcgccggacttctgctttaattCCAGCATCTTATTTCGTATAAACCAAGAACATAAAAGTAGATAAACAGAGATGTCTTTACTATAAAACCAGAGACAATGAGTAGAATCACCTCTCCTCTCCAGCTCTTCTCTCCCGTACTCAACGAATCTCTTCAGCCTTTGGATACATTCGTTCTCCAGATAATTCTTGGTTCCTTTCCATGCTTCTACATCCAGTTTGTTCCATCTCTGTGCGGTGAGCTTAGCCTCAGCCATGATAGGGATAAATGTTCCTGTTGTCGTATCATAGTACATGTATTCTTCTCCATCATATCTGTAATGCTCATAACTTATAATGCTGCCGTCATCGCTTAGTTCACAGTTGTTCATCACCTGCAAGAAGTGGAAACCTGCAGAGAAGACAGGAACGTTATACAAAACTATCATTAGATAACTCCTCCTGCTCTCCTACAAGACACCAGTGACTGCCCACCGTCTCTAACATCTATAGCCCCTATTATACGGGGCGATATTGAGGAGCAAAAGAGCAATGTCAGCGCTAGTttactcctcgttccccgctcactgccagtGCCATTACAAATGTCGGCAACGAACTTCCTTTTGTTTCCACCATCCACTAACTTGTCTCAAACCGATATCTTCAGTTCAGAGCAAAGTACTACAATAACCACTAGGCAGCATCCCCGCCATATTGAGGTCATGTTAGTCACAGATCTTTCTGCAGAAACCCAGAGGGACTATGTGGTATTGATACCCAGCAGGATGGCTGTCCACCCGTTTCCCAGTAGTTATGTCCTTGTACATACTCCCCTCTACCTTGTGCCAATCACTCACAATTTGCCCATTTAGAGTTTATCTACATATCTATATAGGATATTACATGTCTCACCTCTGGCGTGGTTGAATATCCCCTTCCATAGCCTCATTTCTTGTCTGAATAAAGCCTCACGCTCTTTACTACTCCATGTCCTGCTCTCCCAGTACTCAGGACTCTCTTTCTTCATCCATTCGGCCACAGGGATGCGTCTCCCAATATCACTTGTGTATTGCTCAATCTGCTGATCATCCACGTATCCCACTATGGAGAACTCGGGGAGACCAAATCCTGGGCCCGAGACCCCGATGGTGTTATAGCGCAGAGAGTGACTGtctgagagagacatacagagggttACATACAATACTGACCATACAGAATTATCATCAACTATAGGATAGGACTGTACTGCCGGGGTAGTAATCATGGAGCACAGTCACACAATCATAGACAAAACAAGTACAAAGAACTGAAATAGTACAGGCCCAAAAGTATATATGCTCTGAGTATATACATTGAAAATCTACAAACGTGATCGGCTGACTTCTTGACAAGGAGATGGCAGCAAGCATGTGACCTCCGGCGGCCTTACACGCATGCGCTATTCAGATCAGTTAAAAACATAGAGGTTTTACAATATAAAGTAATGCTGTAGTCGCTTACAATTTGGGCGCATGCACTGTCACTGcttagaatgggggggggggggggggggttgatactTATAACTGATTTGAATAGGTTTTTTTCTATTCGGTGGTATAATTGTACATAAAAACACATGCTACACAAGTTTATTGGATGTATTTCCACAGTATTTTTTTAAGACCCctttttctaaggctatgttcacacacacagtatttccatcagtcttttttcaaccaaaaccaggaatggaactgAGAGGGCAAAATTATACttaaaagatttgcacagtttctgtgtttttgacccactcctggttttggttgaaaaatactgaaaaGAACTTCTGTAGTCGATGTATAAGGTAAGACAGGAGCTAacggactatatatatatatatatatatatatatatatacacagtatatatatatacacacagtacatacacacacacacacacatatatatatatatatatatatatatatacccataccATGACTTATTACTTACATTGTTAGGTCAGgttctatgtaaaaacaatggccgtatttcataacaacaaccgtagttgtgcaaacaacgaccattgttgtgAAATACgcccgttgtttttacatagtgtgagcctGGCCATAAACTGCAAACACCTGGTGGAGAGCATGCATGCTGTGTATTACTGTTTCTGGATCTACCCAGAAGTGATGTAGGTGGCGTAAATGACAGGCCGGAGCCTGCCAGAGCAAACATGCCACATCTGGATGCTAAAGCCGCATGTATCAGATGTTTTTTCTCCTAATTAATGCATTGCGGTATACAAGAGCAAGCACTGTAACTATTACACTGTATTGGATTCTCCTTATGAGTTATACTGTAATGTAGTGACTGCAATTTTAATTTTGACCACTAGGTGGTGATAAAGATATTTCTATTGCACCTTATACATCTATTACAGTAGTTGTTTTCTAAATGTAGGTCCCATAAATTTACCTTTACACCTTTATACCTCACCAGTTCACACCTCTCCGGTCAGTACATCTTTGTGGTTTTTTTCAATGGTATTATTAATATGGTTTATGTGTATTAATATTGTACTACATGCTTATGAGTTGTGTaatgtttttttatatgcaaGTGTGATACCAATAGAAGGTGCAATAGAAATGGCGCCTCATATAGCTccatagactaaaaaataaaagcgttataggggGTCAGAATACAGcgattttaaacaattttttaagTACTATATTGAACTAACAGTTATATAAATTggctattgttgtaatcgtactgacttgatgAGTATAGCTAACATGGAGGCTTTACCACATGGCCAACATCGTAAGCACAAAACCTTACTGACATTTGAAAGATAGGCTACAGTGATCgcagcatttaaagggattatccagcgaaaatctttttcttttcaatcaactggtgtcagaaagtgatatagatttgtaatttacttctattaaaaaatctcaagtcttcctatacttatcagctgctgtatgtcctgcaggaaattttttattttcagtctgtcacagtgctctctgctgccacctctggccgagacaggaactttgtcttggttttctaagaatccccatagtaaaaacctctcctgctctggacagttcctgacatggacagaggcagcagcagagagcactgtgtcagactggaaagaaaacaatatttcatgcaggacatacagcagctgataagtatgggaagacttaagtttttttttttaatagaagtaaattacaaatctatataactttctgacaccagttgatttgaaagaaaaagatttttgctggacaacccctttaagtgtaagtgacaggagcagctcctgttatTTACCTATCAGTAtgattgtgggggtcccgatcactttccCGGACCTCTGGAGGAGATCTGCTCACCTCTGTGTGGTCCATCCGGTGTTCTACTTATTGAGTCCAACACATTCAGGCTCTTTGTGCTGAACGCCGATAAATCTGATCAatactatggcatagcagtgatcagtatatacaatctattgattgcaggtGATaggcccccagggggacttaaatcgtgtcaaaaataaaaagttaaaatgtttttaaaaatatgatatagcccctcccccaataaaaatgaaaatcccataatacaaaaaaaaacatgtaaaaataaataaataaacctattaTGTACTGcggcgtgcgtaattgtccaatctattcaaATATAACAATAGTCATCCCTTATGGCGagcggcgtaaatgaaaagagggaaaacacACCGGGATTGCTGAATTTTTTGTTGCATTAtattatagatataaaaaaaaaatataaaaagtgatcaaaaggtctgatctacacaaatatggtattaataaaaactagagatcatggctgaAAAactgacatctcatacagcccgtaggtgaaaaactaaaaccgttataagcgtcacaacaCGGCCattatattaataattaattgcaaaaaaaaaagaatctgcgtaaacctccataaggttgtgttcagactgagctATAGAATAATGATGTCAtgtcagctttactgtacagtatattaccaAGACAAAGCCATACTCACCAGAAACCACTCTAGAAAAGCTCAGGAGGATCAGTTTCAGAGCATACAGCTTCTTCCCGTATATCCCAATATCGGACATGATGAACAAACACCACAATAACGCTGCGAAAACATAAAACTAGGCAGAGACAGATAATGAGCTTCAACCAAGAGAGGAGGATGCGCACACTAAGGAGGAGACTACAGGGTGTAAAAGAAGATGTACCCGATTACTAGCAGAAAGTGAAAGCGAAGCAAACCAAGAAGGCGCCAAAACTTATTTCAAAACTAAACggtgggggagggggccgggTGTGAGGGTTAGGGCCTTCTCTCTCTGCAATTATACTCGTTCCTTATCCTGTGCATGGGGGACAAGTAATAGGTAATAGTATAATAAACACCCGCGCTGCTCtaggtatggaaccaattgtatCAAGCTGCGTGCTAACAACTGGTGGTTACCTGCTCCCACCTATCAGGTTAtccatttataataaaaaaacaaatagttGTGCCGCGCTATAAGTAAGTTATTAAGAGTAAATTAGGTTGTAACACTAATCCGCATTGagcactatggaggagatttatcaaacatggtgtaaggtgacactggctcagtcgcccctagcaaccaatcagattccacctttcattttccaaagcgtctgtgaggaatgaaaggtggaatctgattggttgctaggggcaactgggccagtttcactttacaccatgtttgataaatctccccctaagggccagttcacactgagtgaaCACGGTGTAATTCCGCCATTCTCACTGCGCtgttgtaagtgaatgagagggtgcgcgctcgcccgctgctgccgctctccgctcaaagaagtaacatgttacttctttgagcagagaggagagggagcggacgagtgcgcgccctctcattcacttacaacaGCGCAGTGAGAATGGCGGAATTacaccgtgtttactcagtgtgaactggcccttagtgtgTATACTGGTGTTCCAAGtactatatacttatcctcctcctgagtgtgtatatatatctccattcagtgtatacagcagtgtattatatacttatcctcctcctgagtgtgtatatatctccattcagtgtatacagcagtgtattatatacttatcctcctcctgagtgtgtatatatatctccattcagtgtatacagcagtgtattatatacttatcctcctcctgagtgtgtatatatctccattcagtgtatacagcagtgtattatagacTGCCAGGATAACACTTAACCCTACAATCCCCTAGTCCCGTGATATAACCcataataaaaacacagacataataacttttgttgggcggtctcgggccacagcttttatttctcttATAACCTTTTCTTTTAACCATTTATAAGTGCCAGAAAACGGAGGTCTCCACTCAGGGTATGCCAGCCGCCGCTCCCGGCGGGCACTACCACCTTCACCTCGTGGCTTAGCTTCTCATAACCGCCAACAGCTGTGACTTAACTTCAAATCTAGTAACAGAAAACATATGTTAGAATTCCAACCATaacagggtgggagggagggacgtCCTCTTCCTTGCTTGTCTGAACCGAAAGAGAAAGCTCACTGACAGGAAGGAGCTAAACGAGCAGAAGCCTCTGCTGATTGGACCAGGGCTTAACTACCACCCCTTAACAACCAAACTGAGAGGGGAGGGAACACAGGCAAGGGACTGTTAACTCCTCACTACCCAAACAAATTAACCCCTGGCAGTCCCTGTACACCTCACTTAAGCAGATCGCTGTCCACCatacttatccttcacctatcactccattgttgtctgcctgtatgtatactgtataatacaatatacagggaaacaacatggcttatatatagagaagggcaaaacaacacgtctcatatatacagaggggcaacaacatgactattatatatgagatgttgttttgcccttctctatatatgagccatgttgtttccctgtatattgtattatacagtatacatacagggaaacaacatggttctcatatataatagtcatgttgttgcccgtctgtatatataagccatgttgtttccctgtatactgtataatacagtatacacagactccctgtattatacagtatacagggagacaacatggcgtatatgcagagggacagcaacatgtctcatatatagagaggggcaccaatatatattaattaggcttttacccaccacctgtataccccacatatacctgtaccccccatatatatatttgtacacatatatcactattataggctatataaccacctacctactgctccacccttatacctgtatctatatggtagataaataggtggcaaggtatattgcctgtaatagtgatatactgtatgtgtgcaacatatatgacaatcactattataggcaatatacagtggtgccttggattacgagcataattcgttccagggccgtgcttgtaatccaaatcactcttaaaccaaagcaaattttcccataagaaattatagaaatgcagacaattggttccacacccaaaaaataatgatttattattctgaataacatgtaaaacagatgaaacaaacatattgtgatattataagttactgtacagtaatggagcggatgggaaacacaagggcggatagagactgcagggagcaggaggcaatgagcagggcagatgtgggcacagtatagcagcgctctctgtccagggagagaggggttacagctatggagagattacccccacagtcctgtcccctgatgtaagccccagcctgaagtggatctgctatgatttggcaggtgagggagacttcctgggtcagagtacagagctgtagaccccgctattcagaccatgtccctcctccacccgccctcccacccaatacagggagctcttaaaccaaaacaatgctcttaaaccaagtcacagttttgaaaaactgtgagctcttaaaccaagttactcttaaaccaaggtaccactgtaccttaccagataagaggggcggcggccgctagggggggggggttaattcgcacctctgcccaggggcccataatgctgttaagatggccctgtgctgacctataggagatattctcttattctacctatacctgctctccacacacacacacagcccctgggaATGTAGCTAGTTAGCCCCGTGTGGACAGGAAGTTCAGGTCAGTCCAGTTCAGACAGGGAGTTAGTCAGGACACGTGTATGAACCAgtcagagacactcagtttcttcaGCCTATTAACTGTTTCTACTatacagtgctagacactacagagggagaaagTCGAGGATTAACCCAGCCCACCCTGAGAACCCCTCTACAAAGTGCAGAGCAGTATCCTGAGCTACAAaaggaactagatttgcatttccagggaaatacatagtgcttgaaaagagcgcccctttaccagtgacttccatttaactttaatactGGGTGCTGTCCccttaagagccacttgggtcccatccctttaagagcaacttggctcccgtctctttaagagcgacatgggtccctttaggagcgacctgggtcgctttaagagcgacgtgggtcccttcgctcttaaacggacccaggtcactcttaacggaaccaaggtcgctcttaaagggacccaggtcgctcttaaagagacccatttcgctcctaaaaggacccatttcactcttaaagggacccaggtcactcttaaagggacccaggtcactcttaaagggacccaggtcactcttaaagggacccaggtcactcttaaagggacccaggtcgctcttaaagggacccaggtcgctcttaatgggacccatttcgctcttaaagggaacaatttcactcttaaagggacccaggtcactcttaaagggccctcgttgcacttaaagggacccaagtgcctcttaaagggacccaggtggctctgaaagggacccaggtcgcacttaaaaggacccattttgctcttaaaggtacatatttcgctcttaaagagccccaggtcgctcttagagggacccacgaacccattttgctcttaaaaggacatatttcgctcttaaagggacacattttgctctttaagggacatatttcgctcttaaagggaccaaggtcgctcctaaaagggacccattttgctcttaaagggacatattttgctcttaaagggacccaggtcgctctcaaaggaacccattttgctcttaaagggacatatttcgctcttaaagggacccattttgctcatgaagagacccattttgctcttaaagggacacattttgctcttaaagggacccaggtagctcttaaagggacacattttgctcttaaagggacccaggtagctcttaaagggatccattctgctcttaaagggacctatttcgctcttaaagggacccatttagagcaacttgggtccctttaagagctacttatgTAATCCCTTTTACACAGcgacttggttaccgtccctttaagagctgctagggtactgcccctttaagagtggcttgggtaccgtccctttaagagcggcttgggtaccgtccctttaagagcggcttgggtaccgtccctttaagagcggcttgggtaccgtccctttaagagcggcttgggtaccgtccctttaagagcggcttgggtaccgtccctttaagagcggcttgggtaccgtccctttaagagcggcttgggtaccgtccctttaagagcggcttgggtaccgtccctttaagagcggcttgggtaccgtccctttaagagcggcttgggtaccgtccctttaagagcggcttgggtaccgtctctttaagagcggcttgggtaccgtccctttaagatcggcttgggtaccgtccctttaagatcggcttgggtaccgtccctttaagagcagcttgggtaccgtccctttaagagcggcttgggtaccgtccctgctacatggctgcctcagctcttctttttttactgactgacctctgctacttataatggtaaagaccattgctcggttaccatgacaatcttactcatgtcagtgagacaaaatcgttaaagaccttccatgtattacatcttctattggccaatagtggacatgtgactgtggatggtgtgatacattgcctgacgagaccttagagttcctattggctgctatattccagctatttgcatatgtgctgtgattggctgttagcggttagagtgtggccattatttgcaatgggccattattttctataagaaattcggggtctttaaacgtaaatttcttaaaaacgacaaatccgatcgaaacgaaaaatagatagcacaccacacaccgccgagggcttcgaaacgcagtttgaacggagtctgtgcacaaagcggttcaggctgtattatgcgcagaaaaatggctggaagaagaaacggaagaagaagaagaagaatacggattacaatatagggattttcaagcactataattagcctggatagaacaaaaataacgcaaggtctacgtattctatctcgcaatgcaggtgacaccaggaaacttcggacacttagcttcactcagaataaccgtgatagttaaaagcatcgcagagttatcactacatagagtgacaggtcagatttgaaaaatagtccCCGggtattaaggccaaaacaggctgaagaggcaaggggttaataatttATATTGTTCAATACTAAATGTTGTTAATCTGCGTCCATAAAGTTTATCCAATTTATTTAGTTTAGTAAGTTGTGGGGTTTGCACTTCtgtgtacactgaactatttcactataaagtggccaacccctttaacccctaactGCCTGCAGGACTAACAGGCTATCTATAATTCTatattctgtcactgtcctcctcatTTATAAGGTTAAGTAAAGGAAGTGATAGTAGCAGTAGCCGACCCCTTCAGGACACATGGACCACGATGTACGgcattatagaaaaaaatggcAGATCGGTACGTGGCTGAACGTGGGATATAACTAGACATTGTGAAactaaaaatccccctccccctcacttatAGTTCACAGCAGCCCACACCCCACATAATATCAAGACCAACAAAAGATACTGACTGAGGGATGAACAAAGACGTCACTAGGCAGGTAAGTTAAATAAGTCGTTTTTGGTTTATTAAATACAGTTTATATTACAATGATACATATTTGTTATACTGCGGCTGCTTCCCGGCAATAGAGGATCCCAGCCAGGATGTGTATAGAAGATAAGTCAGCCATAGAGATAAGAACGCTCCAGTTACACTCATGTCtctttcactcttaaagggacccaggtcactcttaaagggacccaggtcactcttaaagggacccaggtcgctcttaaagggacccaggtcgctgttaatgggacccatttcgctcttaaagggaacaatttcactcttaaagggacccaggtcactcttaaagggcccccgttgcacttaaagggacccaagtgcctcttaaagggacccaggtggctctgaaagggacccaggtcgcacttaaaaggacccattttgctcttaaaggtacatattttgctcttaaagagccccaggtcgctcttagagggacccaggtcactcttaaagggacatattttgctcttaaaggaacccattttgcttttaaaaggacatatttcgctcttaaagggacacattttgctttttaagggacatatttcgctcttaaagagaccaaggtcgctcttaaaaggaacccattttgctcttaaagggacatattttgctcttaaagggacccaggtcgctctcaaaggaacccattttgctcttaaagggacatatttcgctcttaaagggacccattttgctcttgaagagacccattttgctcttaaagggacatattttgctcttaaagggaccaattttgctcttaaaggaacatatttcgctcttaaagggacccattttgctcatgaagagacccattttgctcttaaagggacacattttgctcttaaagggacccaggtagctcttaaagggacacattttgctcttaaagggacccaggtagctcttaaagggatccattctgctcttaaagggaccgatttcgctcttaaagggacccatttagagcgacttgggtccctttaagagctacttatgtaattccccttacacagcgacttggttaccgtccctttaagagctgctagggtactgcccctttaagagtggcttgggtaccgtccctttaagagcggcttgggtaccgtccctttaagagcggcttgggtaccgtccctttaagagtggcttgggtaccgtctctttaagagcggcttgggtactgtccctttaagagcggcttgggtaccgtccctttaagagcggcttgggtaccgtccctttaagagcggcttgggtaccgtccctttaagagcggcttgggtaccgtccgtttaagagcggcttgggtaccatccctttaagagcggtttgggtaccgtccctttaagagcggcttgggtaccgtccctttaagagcggcttgggtaccgtctctttaagagcggcttgggtaccgtccctttaagatcggcTTGGGTACCGgttctttaagagcggcttgggtaccgtccctttaagagcagcttgggtaccgtccctttaagagtagcttgggtaccgtccctttaagagcagcttgggtaccgtccctttaacccatagctgcaccaggacgttattgaacgtcctcgtgccgctatgggagttcagaggggggtcgcgcggcgaccaccctctgaactgctgcgatcccgggtgccgcgagtagctcgcggctattagcgggcacggtccaatcgccgtgcccgctaattaagtac
This genomic window contains:
- the LOC138766606 gene encoding class I histocompatibility antigen, F10 alpha chain-like, coding for MSDIGIYGKKLYALKLILLSFSRVVSDSHSLRYNTIGVSGPGFGLPEFSIVGYVDDQQIEQYTSDIGRRIPVAEWMKKESPEYWESRTWSSKEREALFRQEMRLWKGIFNHARGFHFLQVMNNCELSDDGSIISYEHYRYDGEEYMYYDTTTGTFIPIMAEAKLTAQRWNKLDVEAWKGTKNYLENECIQRLKRFVEYGREELERRVQPGVKVTGQESGNITELHCLVYGFHPRPVDVKWMKNGIDDVPTDESTPVLPNPDGTYHIRVTAEVITKDGDSYSCYVDHSSLGEPLLVRWEPTEDCLLPVICSAVVLSAVVLAILLTVAIAGVLIYRRKKNNEMVAESSDTLSEPLSDGKP